TTGATCACGACGCCCTGAGTCGTTGTACCGAGAGCGGCAGCATTATCAGCGTAAGTCGCGATGAGGGTGATGCCGTCATTCAGTGTGGTCAGGCCGCTGTAGGTATTGACTCCGCGCAGGACCAACAAGCCATCCCCCTCTTTCGTGATACCGCCGGCCCCAGAAACGACGCCTGTGAGCGAGAGGCTGCCATCCAACACGTTTAATGTTACAGGGTCTGTTAAAGTGATATTGGAAGTGATGGCATCCGCCCCGATGCCAGTTTTATTGATCACTGCCAATCCACCGCCACTGAGCGTCAGCGGTCCTCCTGTGCCAGGTGCAATGATGTAGCTTTGCTGGCCGCTGGTGTCCCCGATGTTCAGCGTGCCCAGTGTCACAGCGCCATTGAGATTGATGATTTGGTTCCCGCTGAGGTCCACCAAATTCAGATTCGCCGTATCGCTCACCGCATTGGGCACCGCAGTCGGCGTGAGGTGCTGGAGGTTGGCATTCCAGTTGTAGAGGTGCTGCCAGGAGTACACCCCTGGGAGTCCTGACTGACTGACGCCCCAGTCGATCGTGGCAGCACTCGATGTGCCTATGCCAGATGCCATGAGAAGGATGCTCAGTGATGCGGTCGGGATTCTCGCAGTGGTTCTGAACCATTGAAGAAGGTTGCTTTGGCGGCTCATTGTTATGAATGGAAGTAAGATGACAAATGTCAGCCTACAGGTCATGTCCTGGAGCGGGAGGCAGGGCGTGATCTGAGACGGCTGTTAGGGTCATCATTCTGCCCGCAAGTCTCCATTTCCCTCTACAAGTGCCTGGCTTGATGTGGGGCAATCCACATCACCCAATGCAGGCAAACCACATTGCCATATTGGAGTAAACTTTTTGCTTATAGACCCAGTCCTTAACCATCGCTCATGATGTGTGGGTCCAGAAAACTCAATCATCGACCGTCCGTACACCTCCACGGAATCACCTGCTAAAGATGAAGAATCCTCTCCCAACCAAAATAACTAAAGTCGCTGTCGTCGAAGACCATACCTTCATGCGTGAAGGTCTCCGCGTGCTTCTGAGCAGTATGGAGGGTTTTTCCATCGCGTGGTTGGCCGGCACTGCGGCAGAGGCGGCTAAGATGCTGCGGGAAAACGAACCCGATGTGCTGCTCGTGGACATCACCCTCCCAGATCGCAACGGTCTGGAAATCATCAAAGATGTGCGTGCACTCTACCCGAACGTCAAAATCCTCGTGCTGACGATGCATGAAGAGCGTCTCTACGTCACTCGCGCCCTCCGATCTGGTGCCCGTGGGTATCTGACAAAGGATGCGACTCACGCACAGTACGAGGAGGCTATACGCCGCGTCGCCGCAGGCCATCTCAGTGTCAGTGAATCTGTATCTGAGGAGATCATGATGAATTATGCCCTCGGTGACACGGGAGCTAAGGCGAAGTCAGGCATCGAAGCTCTCAGTGACCGGGAGCTGGAGGTCTTCATCCTCCTTGGTGAAGGAAAAAGCACGCATGAGGTGGCCGAAGCACTGCGCATCAGCCCAAAGACGGTCGATGTCCATAAAATGAATATGCGTAGCAAGCTAGGCGTGGAAGATGGTGCGGCCATCACACGCCTCGCCATCCAGTGGACTGAATCACGACGCCACGGTGGAAAATAAGTTTCCCTCTGTCTGCATGGGCTCATCTTCATAATGGATGGGCAGGAGGCGCACTTCGCAACAGGCCTCACTGCCCACACCATTCGCTCCAGAGTGTATGTCAAAGCGACCTCCGAGTGCTCGCACTCGCTGCCGCACGAACTCCAATCCAACGCCAGCTTTCCCTATCGGCGTCTCCATCTTCGGCAGCCCATCATTGAGGACTTCTAGCCTCAGTTGGCGCTCATCATAGGTCACTCGTATGCGGATCAGGGATGGTTTAGCATGCTTCGCGGCATTGACTGCCAGCTCCTGGCAAATGCGGAAAATATGCGTGTCCACCCAGACGCCCAAGCTCCTCGATCCGGCCTGATACTCCTGGTCACAACGCACAGAAAAAGAAGCCGAAAGCGTCTCCGCCATGTGACTCAAAGCCTCTGCCAGCCGCCCTTTTTGAACCAGCATCGGTGCTAATCCACGGGCAAATCCACGCGTCACTTTAACCGCCATCATCAGATCCGAGGCCACCGTATTTGCCAATGAGGCCTGCGCATGCCCTTCCCTCTGGAGCACGGATTCTAGCACACCGCTCTTTAGTTGTGCGGCCACCATCCGCTGGCATACATCATCATGCATATCCGCTCCAATGCGTCTGCGCTCCTGCTCGGCGACTTCCATTTGCCGTAGCTCTGCGCTTCGGATGTCATGCACCGCCTCTACAAAGCTCTGGGCGATGATCCCCAGCTCATCCTGGCGGGGCCGTGGAGCGACAGCCTCTACCCCAGACCTCGCCACCGTGGTGAATCTCAGTAGCTCCTCCACTCTCTCCGTCACCAGCCAGTCCAGCACGAGCCACAACAGCACACATGCAGCACCTAGCAGGCAAGCCCGCAGCATCGACTCCCGCAGCGCATCCCCACGAGCCCGCTCCAACGCTGCAGAAGCGTCAAAATCCAGCAACAACACCCCCCGGTCCCGATCATCATAAGTCGTGAAAAATGGAAAGGCCCCTATCACATTCCCTGCCGCCTGATCTCTGATGATTGTCCCCTCCATATGCTCCTGCACCTGTCGCACGACCTCCGCCGACACATTGCCCAGCGGCGTATCATTGAGCTTCCGTCCTTGCCATTGTATCTGCGTCGAGTGCCTCACGATGCCGCGCTCGTCACATACCAGCACTAAATTCAAATCCTGAACCAAAGCGGCGTGGCTCGTCTCCATCTCCGCAGCCATCTTCATGGCATTACGAAAGAAATACTGCAATGATCCCGCCATCCTCACGCCTTCGATGTCCGCCTCTCGCATGAGTCGATCCATCGTGCGTTGCTCTAGCAAATACAGCGTCCGCCAGCCATCCAGCGAGATCAGGAGCAGCCCCAGCAGCAGCGCGAGGATGGTCAGCTTGGACTTGAGAGATCGGATCACGGCTCCACCTCCTCGATAAGAGATGCATCCACCCATTTTGCCACCTCGGCAGCGTCCCAGCCAGGAATCGCCCCTTTTCTGAGCATTTCCTTATTCTGATTCACACTCAGCGGGATCACTCTCTGCAGCATCTGGGAAAATTGCGCCTGACTCAGCCCCTGCCTTGCCAGTACCCACTTCAGGCCACTCGCAGAAGCATCTCCATCTCTCAAAATCTTACCTGCGGGCTCTAACACCCGCAGAAGCTCCAGAACCTGCTCCCTCCACCCCACCAGCGCAGACTCACTCACCACTACCGCACGGATGACAGGCCGACTAGGAGGTGTCGAGTCTGCTAAGATCTGAGCTCCTGACTGGCGAAGGGGTGACATCCACGGCTCAGAAATAGCCACCGCGCTCACATCGCCCCTGTTCAGGGCCTCTGTCATCTCTGGTTGCAGGAGGGTCACGGGTTCGACATCCGCCATGCTCATCCCCGCATGCTCCAGTGCCCCCAGCAGCAGCCTACGCCCACTACCACGCGCATCGACACCCACACGTTGCCCTTTGAGTCCGTGAATCGTAGCGATGCCCTGCCGTGCCACTAGACCATCGGCCCCATGTGACTCATCCAGTAGATACACCACCCGCACCTTCTTTCCTGCACGCGAAAGTGACTCCGCATCCGCCAAGGGTAAAACCGCCACATCCGCAGCACCATTGCTCAACATACGATACGCAGCCGAAGGCCACGTCAGCTCGACCCACTTAAACCTATCCTGGCGCAACATAGCAGACTCCCGTGCCAACACCAGCGCCTCAGACCCAGGCCACATACCCAGCGCCACCACCAGCGGCCGCGCATGCTCCCGACGCGGGAGCCAACTAGCCAGCGCCACCAGAAGCACTAGGATCGCTACCGCGATGATTCGGCGGATTCTCGATGCATAATACGATTCCATGCGCATGCACACAGAGAAGCCCTGTGTTCATCATCCAGCAAGCATGGATTGCTCCCCCAGACAGATCGCCCTCAGCAGTTTCAGCCAATACATCGAAGGTAACACGATCCATGAGGCTATCCTTTGCTCCCATGAGTGCCTTGGAATCGAAAGTGCCACGGCGATCAGTGCATTCTTTCTTTCACCCTGTTTTCCAGGAAGCTCTCCTTGCCAAAACCAGGGCCACTCCATAACCTCCGCCCTCTTATGTCCGAAAAATCACCCGACTGGGCCCAGCTCGAGGCCAAACCCGCCTTTCAGGCCCTCCTCAGCCGCAAGGCAAAGTTCATCATCACCGCGACGGTCTTTTTCGTCACCTACTACTTCGCGCTGCCCATCCTCGTCGGCTACTTCCCAGAATTCATGAAGAAGGAAGTGCTCGGCCGTTTGAATTGGGCTTACCTCTTCGCCCTATCGCAGTTCTTCATGGCATGGGCCTTAGCCTGGATCTACACCCGCAAAGCCGCCCAATGGGACAAAGAAGCCGCCGCCATCATCCACGGCCATTGATCTTATATCGACCTCCACTTGACCCTTTGACCCTTTTTTCTCCCACTCTCTATGACTATTGCTGTTTGGATGTTTCTCGCCTTCGTCGTCGCGACGCTCGGCATCACGATTTGGGCCGCTAAAAAGAATACCAGCGCTGGCGCCTACTTCGCCGCAGGGCGTAGCATCACTGGCTGGCAAAACGGACTCGCCGTCGCGGGTGATTACATGAGTGCCGCTTCATTTCTGGGCATATCGGGCATGATCGCACTCTTCGGCTACGACGGCTTCATGTACTCCGTCGGCTGGCTCGTCGCCTACCTCACCGTCCTCATCGTGGTGGCAGAGCCTCTTCGGAATGCGGGTAAATACACCATGGCAGACCTGCTAGCCTACCGCCTCACTCCACGTCCCGTGCGGGCCATGGCATCCCTCAGCACCATCACCGTTTCCACCTTCTACATGGTCGCACAGATGATCGGCGCAGGCACCCTTGTGAAGCTGCTGCTCAAAGACCTGCCCTGGATCAGCACCGAGGCCGCCATCATCGGCGTAGGCGTGCTCATGGTCGTGTACGTCGTCTTTGGCGGCATGCTCGCCACGACCTGGGTGCAGATCATCAAGGCCATCCTGCTCATGACCGGCACCATCTTTCTCAGCGTGCTGGTGATGAAAAATTTCAACTACAGCTTCAGCACCTTCTTCGAAGCCATCGCGAATCTCACCTACATCGACAAAACCGGCGCAGAAGTCACCAAGAACTTCCTGGAGCCTGGCATGAAATTCGGCGCAGATGTCACCAAAGGCTGGGGGCCGCTTGATTTGATCTCCCTGGGCCTCGCGCTCGTCTTTGGCACCGCAGGGCTGCCGCACATCCTCGTACGCTTCTACACCGTCCCTGATGCCAAAACCGCCCGTGTCTCCGTCGTGTGGGCGATGGTCATCATCGGCACCTTTTACATCCTCACCACCTTCCTCGGCTTTGGCGCTGCTACGATCCTCAAGCCAGATCACATCGTCACCGACAACATGGCCGCCCCACAGCTCGCAGAGGCACTCGGTGGGCCGCTTTTCTTCGCTTTCATCAGCGCCGTGGCCTTTGCCACCATCCTCGCCGTCGTGGCCGGACTCACCATCAGCGCCAGCGCCAGCTTCGCACATGACTTTTACTCCAACGTCCTCCACCACGGCAAAGAAAACCGCCCTGGGCAGGAAGTGAAAGTCGCACGCATCACCGCCTTCGTCGTCGGTGCCATCTCCATCTTCCTGGCCATCCAGCTCCAGAACGTCAATGTCGCCTTCCTCGTCGGCCTCGCCTTCGCCGTGGCCGCGAGCGCGAATCTGCCCGTCATCGTCCTCAGCATCTACTGGAAGAAATTCAGCACCACGGGTGCCGTCGCTGGCCTAGCCGTCGGCCTCCTCAGCAGCATCATCCTCATCATCCTCAGCCCCAGCATCATGGGCATCGACGGCCCAGAAGTCGTCGCCGCAAAGCGCCACCTCATCCAGGCAAACGCCCTCTTCCCGCTCACCAATCCAGGCATCCTCAGCATCCCACTTGGCTTCCTCGCTGCCGTCATCGGCTCCCTCATGAAGCGCGAGCCAGAGGCCGAAGCCAAATTCACGGAGCTCAAAGTCCGCGCCCACACCGGCCTCGGAGCGGAAAAAGCCACGGCACACTGATCCAGCCCATCAGGTGCAGCATGGACAGGCCTGCACCCAGTGCCCAGGCGACACCTCTTTGAGCGTCAGGTCCATCCGCGTGCTTTCCTCCCACTTCGGATGCTTCATCCGGTGCCCGAAAGCACAGCCCGCAGGCGGATTGATCGGCGAAGGCACATCACCACGCAGCAACTGCCTCTCACGACGCTTCGTCGGGTCTGCGATGGGGATCGCATCCAGAAGCGCCTTCGTGTACGCATGTTGCGGATTCTTATAAAGCTCCGCCGCAGGAGCC
This genomic stretch from Verrucomicrobiaceae bacterium harbors:
- a CDS encoding response regulator transcription factor is translated as MKNPLPTKITKVAVVEDHTFMREGLRVLLSSMEGFSIAWLAGTAAEAAKMLRENEPDVLLVDITLPDRNGLEIIKDVRALYPNVKILVLTMHEERLYVTRALRSGARGYLTKDATHAQYEEAIRRVAAGHLSVSESVSEEIMMNYALGDTGAKAKSGIEALSDRELEVFILLGEGKSTHEVAEALRISPKTVDVHKMNMRSKLGVEDGAAITRLAIQWTESRRHGGK
- a CDS encoding ABC transporter substrate-binding protein, which gives rise to MRMESYYASRIRRIIAVAILVLLVALASWLPRREHARPLVVALGMWPGSEALVLARESAMLRQDRFKWVELTWPSAAYRMLSNGAADVAVLPLADAESLSRAGKKVRVVYLLDESHGADGLVARQGIATIHGLKGQRVGVDARGSGRRLLLGALEHAGMSMADVEPVTLLQPEMTEALNRGDVSAVAISEPWMSPLRQSGAQILADSTPPSRPVIRAVVVSESALVGWREQVLELLRVLEPAGKILRDGDASASGLKWVLARQGLSQAQFSQMLQRVIPLSVNQNKEMLRKGAIPGWDAAEVAKWVDASLIEEVEP
- a CDS encoding DUF485 domain-containing protein; translation: MSEKSPDWAQLEAKPAFQALLSRKAKFIITATVFFVTYYFALPILVGYFPEFMKKEVLGRLNWAYLFALSQFFMAWALAWIYTRKAAQWDKEAAAIIHGH
- the actP gene encoding cation/acetate symporter ActP → MTIAVWMFLAFVVATLGITIWAAKKNTSAGAYFAAGRSITGWQNGLAVAGDYMSAASFLGISGMIALFGYDGFMYSVGWLVAYLTVLIVVAEPLRNAGKYTMADLLAYRLTPRPVRAMASLSTITVSTFYMVAQMIGAGTLVKLLLKDLPWISTEAAIIGVGVLMVVYVVFGGMLATTWVQIIKAILLMTGTIFLSVLVMKNFNYSFSTFFEAIANLTYIDKTGAEVTKNFLEPGMKFGADVTKGWGPLDLISLGLALVFGTAGLPHILVRFYTVPDAKTARVSVVWAMVIIGTFYILTTFLGFGAATILKPDHIVTDNMAAPQLAEALGGPLFFAFISAVAFATILAVVAGLTISASASFAHDFYSNVLHHGKENRPGQEVKVARITAFVVGAISIFLAIQLQNVNVAFLVGLAFAVAASANLPVIVLSIYWKKFSTTGAVAGLAVGLLSSIILIILSPSIMGIDGPEVVAAKRHLIQANALFPLTNPGILSIPLGFLAAVIGSLMKREPEAEAKFTELKVRAHTGLGAEKATAH